From Acidobacteriota bacterium, a single genomic window includes:
- a CDS encoding aminoglycoside phosphotransferase family protein, whose protein sequence is MRNRLIERFTEQADSPSWESTARSICVRHRFDGPLQRVASSDHVVFRAGTNLIVKIYRPNRNCFERELRAIRLVAGTTSIKIPEIIAEGRIEGLDYAVLTEIAGRSLTRAEWLTIPKREQIDFVVELAAGFRELHALATDGFEFDWDRFVEDRAATLIERQTSNGVNAKVLSALPRFLEESLPLIPRQCANTFLHSDVHFGNLKFNQSGPLQISGLFDFADSRCGFHEYEFLAVGVLMIQGQGQLQREFFRAYGYSDSTLDEEFRRRLMMLTMLYETADLRRYALRLSPEATEWELERLERGIWSFCD, encoded by the coding sequence GTGCGAAATAGACTTATCGAAAGGTTTACGGAACAAGCTGATTCGCCGTCGTGGGAATCGACCGCGCGGTCGATTTGCGTTCGGCACAGGTTCGACGGTCCGCTTCAACGCGTGGCGAGCAGCGATCACGTGGTTTTTCGCGCCGGCACGAATCTGATCGTCAAGATCTACCGCCCGAATCGCAATTGTTTCGAACGCGAGCTTCGCGCGATCCGGCTTGTTGCCGGGACGACGTCGATCAAGATTCCGGAGATAATCGCTGAGGGCCGGATCGAGGGTCTCGATTACGCGGTTTTGACCGAGATCGCCGGCCGATCGCTGACGCGTGCAGAATGGCTGACGATTCCCAAGCGTGAACAGATAGATTTCGTCGTCGAACTCGCCGCCGGCTTCAGGGAACTTCACGCCCTCGCCACCGATGGCTTCGAATTCGACTGGGACAGGTTCGTCGAGGACCGGGCCGCGACCCTGATTGAACGCCAGACCTCCAACGGCGTCAATGCGAAGGTTCTCAGCGCGCTTCCGAGATTTCTTGAAGAGAGTCTGCCACTCATCCCCCGTCAATGCGCGAACACGTTTCTGCACTCGGATGTGCATTTTGGAAATCTGAAGTTCAATCAAAGCGGACCGTTGCAGATCTCCGGACTGTTCGATTTCGCCGATTCGCGATGCGGCTTTCACGAATACGAATTCTTGGCCGTAGGCGTACTGATGATTCAAGGCCAGGGCCAACTTCAACGTGAGTTTTTCCGCGCATACGGTTATTCTGACAGTACGCTCGACGAAGAGTTTCGCCGCCGACTAATGATGCTAACCATGCTATATGAAACCGCCGATTTGCGGCGATACGCACTACGGCTTTCCCCGGAAGCAACGGAATGGGAGTTGGAGAGGCTTGAGCGGGGCATTTGGAGTTTCTGCGATTAG
- a CDS encoding FAD-dependent monooxygenase: MSNEKVIIIGAGLSGSLLAIYLAKRGIGVDVYEARGDMRRETVAAGRSINLALSNRGIRALSEVGLDAYMLAEAVPMYGRMIHGLDGSTKLLPYSGRAGEFINSVSRSGLNAALIDEAEKYPGVRFHFNERCVAFDCRTGEARLENGLPLKADTTIGTDGAGSVIRNAMFRDVERFDFSINWLEHGYKELHIPASEDGGFRLEKNALHIWARGSFMMIALPNFDGSFTVTMFLAHKGENGFERLVDRESLMSFFERNFADSIPLMPTLVGDFFTNPVGNLGTVKCHPWNVGGSSLLIGDAAHAVVPFYGQGMNASFEDCRVLNELVGTHGTDWATVFDDFVRVRKPNADAIAEMAEENFYEMRDSVADPVFQRKRELETRLEHEFPEYFSKYSMVTFRDDLPYSFAKQKGNAQDRFLMELCAGIDNVDELDLKDVFARVNDCR, encoded by the coding sequence ATGTCAAACGAAAAGGTAATCATCATCGGTGCCGGATTGTCCGGTTCCCTGTTGGCGATCTATCTCGCGAAACGCGGGATCGGGGTCGATGTTTACGAGGCGCGCGGCGATATGCGGCGCGAGACGGTCGCCGCCGGGCGGTCGATCAATCTCGCTCTTTCGAATCGCGGGATCCGTGCTCTGAGCGAGGTCGGGCTCGACGCGTATATGCTTGCGGAAGCGGTTCCGATGTACGGGCGGATGATCCACGGACTCGATGGCTCGACAAAGCTGCTGCCCTATTCCGGGCGTGCCGGCGAGTTCATCAATTCCGTCTCGCGAAGCGGATTGAACGCCGCCCTCATCGACGAGGCCGAAAAGTATCCGGGCGTGCGCTTTCATTTCAACGAACGCTGCGTCGCCTTCGATTGCCGGACCGGCGAGGCGCGGCTCGAAAACGGATTGCCCCTCAAGGCCGATACGACGATCGGAACCGACGGCGCCGGTTCGGTTATCCGCAACGCGATGTTCCGCGATGTCGAGCGCTTCGATTTCTCGATCAATTGGCTCGAACACGGATACAAGGAACTTCACATTCCCGCGAGTGAAGACGGCGGCTTCCGGCTTGAGAAGAACGCGCTCCATATTTGGGCGCGCGGCTCGTTTATGATGATCGCGCTGCCGAATTTTGACGGCAGTTTTACGGTCACGATGTTTCTCGCGCACAAGGGCGAGAATGGTTTTGAGCGACTCGTCGACCGCGAATCGCTGATGTCGTTCTTCGAGAGGAATTTCGCCGATTCGATCCCTCTGATGCCGACGCTCGTCGGCGACTTCTTCACGAATCCGGTCGGCAATCTCGGCACCGTCAAATGTCATCCGTGGAACGTCGGCGGGAGTTCACTTCTGATCGGCGACGCGGCGCACGCCGTCGTACCGTTCTACGGTCAGGGAATGAACGCCTCTTTCGAAGACTGCCGGGTACTTAACGAATTGGTCGGAACACACGGAACGGACTGGGCGACGGTCTTTGACGATTTCGTTCGCGTGCGCAAACCGAACGCCGATGCGATCGCGGAAATGGCGGAAGAGAACTTCTACGAGATGCGCGATTCGGTCGCCGATCCGGTCTTTCAACGCAAGCGCGAGCTCGAAACCAGGCTCGAACACGAGTTTCCGGAGTATTTTTCGAAATACTCGATGGTCACGTTCCGCGACGATCTGCCGTATTCTTTCGCAAAGCAAAAAGGCAACGCGCAGGACCGGT
- a CDS encoding carboxypeptidase regulatory-like domain-containing protein produces the protein MIRQILTLCIMAVVVLGNAAQLNATTLSFNPNQTMPVAIPDNNATGITRTYTVTGIPAGATVNFVTMTLTFSVTHTWVGDLRTTLTSPDAEVHRLFYDIGDTASPGGAGDSSNLTGPYTLADTGATTLWTGAGGGGDTFVVPSGTYRTTNINVNTATSINTTFGYPGVPFADSLFGVKKEKPLRPESAELTNGTWTLVMSDNATGDTGTLSVARLDIDYIVPTAANATVNGRLLTPEGRGLSNAEVRIFNLSTGAIESTRSSSFGHFEFSDLPVGNDYVISVFSRRFQFSDRVISLNEDVTDLVLQANSF, from the coding sequence ATGATCAGACAAATCTTGACATTGTGTATTATGGCGGTGGTCGTTCTTGGTAACGCGGCGCAATTGAATGCGACGACCTTGAGTTTCAATCCGAATCAGACGATGCCCGTCGCCATTCCGGACAACAACGCGACCGGCATTACGCGGACGTACACCGTCACCGGGATCCCGGCGGGTGCGACCGTGAATTTCGTCACGATGACGCTGACCTTTTCGGTCACTCATACCTGGGTCGGCGATCTGCGGACAACTCTGACATCGCCGGACGCTGAGGTTCATAGGTTGTTCTACGACATCGGCGATACGGCGTCGCCGGGGGGGGCAGGAGACAGTTCGAACCTGACCGGGCCTTATACGCTGGCGGACACCGGGGCAACGACGCTCTGGACGGGAGCCGGCGGCGGCGGCGACACTTTCGTGGTCCCGTCGGGAACCTACAGAACGACAAACATCAACGTCAATACCGCGACGAGCATCAACACGACCTTCGGTTATCCTGGCGTGCCCTTTGCCGACTCGCTCTTCGGCGTAAAAAAGGAAAAACCGCTTCGGCCGGAATCCGCAGAACTGACGAACGGCACTTGGACGCTGGTGATGTCCGATAATGCAACGGGTGATACCGGAACGCTTTCGGTCGCCCGCCTCGACATCGACTACATCGTTCCGACCGCTGCGAATGCAACTGTCAACGGCAGACTGCTGACGCCGGAAGGCCGCGGCCTAAGCAACGCCGAGGTTCGGATATTCAATCTCAGTACGGGCGCTATCGAGTCGACCCGAAGCAGTTCGTTCGGGCATTTTGAGTTCAGCGATCTTCCCGTCGGCAACGATTACGTCATCAGCGTCTTCAGCAGACGATTCCAGTTTTCGGATCGGGTCATATCTCTCAACGAAGACGTCACGGATCTGGTTTTGCAGGCAAACAGTTTCTAA
- the kynU gene encoding kynureninase, with amino-acid sequence MSFENTAQFAAEMDAADPLATFRERFHFPLDAQGEKVLYFTGNSLGLQPKSVREYVNQELDDWAKFAVEGHFHAKNPWLPYHEFLAANMAEVVGALPIETVVMNSLTVNLHLLMVSFYRPSGKRCKIVIEKGAFPSDQYAVRSQLDWHNGNSDLGFGNADCLVELAPRAGESTLRTDDIVATIQAHGDEIALVMLGGVNYYTGQAFDFEAITKAGHEIGAVVGFDCAHAAGNLELKLHDWDVDFAAWCSYKYLNAGPGAIAGVFVHERHAERFDLPRFAGWWGHDKQTRFLMGDEFHPMRGAEGWQISNPPILQMAALRASLNVFHDAGMANLRAKSLKLTGFLEFLLKQIETDRIEIITPSDPAQRGCQLSIRVRESDRDLFKAITDHGVVADWREPDVIRIAPAPLYNSFQDVFRFSEILRRCLGL; translated from the coding sequence ATGTCATTCGAAAACACCGCACAATTCGCGGCGGAAATGGACGCCGCCGACCCGCTCGCGACATTTCGCGAGCGATTTCATTTCCCGCTCGACGCGCAAGGTGAAAAAGTCCTGTATTTCACCGGCAACTCGCTCGGACTGCAGCCGAAATCCGTCCGCGAATACGTCAACCAGGAACTCGACGACTGGGCGAAGTTCGCCGTCGAGGGGCATTTTCACGCGAAAAACCCGTGGCTTCCCTATCACGAGTTTCTCGCCGCGAATATGGCCGAGGTCGTCGGCGCCCTTCCGATAGAAACCGTCGTGATGAACTCGCTGACGGTCAACCTACATCTGCTGATGGTGTCGTTTTACCGCCCGAGCGGAAAGCGTTGCAAGATCGTCATCGAAAAAGGCGCCTTCCCGTCGGACCAATACGCGGTGAGATCGCAACTCGATTGGCACAACGGGAATTCGGATTTGGGATTTGGGAATGCGGATTGCTTGGTAGAGTTAGCGCCGCGCGCCGGCGAATCGACCTTGCGGACCGACGATATCGTCGCGACGATCCAAGCGCACGGTGACGAGATCGCGCTCGTGATGCTCGGCGGCGTCAATTATTACACCGGCCAGGCGTTCGATTTCGAAGCGATAACAAAAGCGGGCCACGAGATCGGCGCGGTCGTCGGGTTCGACTGCGCTCACGCGGCCGGAAATCTCGAGCTCAAACTCCACGATTGGGACGTCGATTTCGCCGCCTGGTGCTCTTATAAATACCTCAACGCCGGGCCTGGCGCGATCGCCGGCGTTTTCGTTCACGAGCGTCACGCCGAACGTTTCGATTTGCCGCGGTTTGCGGGCTGGTGGGGACACGACAAACAAACGCGATTCCTGATGGGCGACGAGTTTCACCCGATGCGCGGCGCCGAAGGCTGGCAGATCTCGAACCCGCCCATCCTGCAAATGGCGGCTCTTCGCGCGAGCCTCAATGTTTTTCACGACGCGGGAATGGCGAATCTTCGCGCTAAATCGTTGAAGCTGACGGGATTTCTCGAGTTTCTCCTGAAACAGATCGAAACCGATCGCATCGAGATCATCACGCCGTCCGATCCGGCCCAGCGCGGTTGCCAACTGTCGATTCGTGTCCGCGAATCGGACCGCGATTTGTTCAAGGCGATCACCGATCACGGCGTCGTCGCCGACTGGCGCGAACCGGACGTAATCCGCATCGCTCCGGCACCGTTATATAATTCATTCCAGGACGTTTTCAGGTTTTCAGAGATTCTTCGACGCTGTCTCGGTTTATGA
- a CDS encoding VWA domain-containing protein, giving the protein MRIALLAFFLLCSSAVGLAQQQSDTPCVSPDDIERMMIKLGSTPGSALDKKLRGRLVDLKKDTINRFWDKAALRERENNLTRGVFGIESRLETREKAIDKKRDKSEDELCDIFRTRGWPTLSLVGEPGTSALFYVLKNFISFGTQTALVPVISLAVSKGEVPLNEDYAAFLDRLRLRSGLKQLFGTQASEKNGFLVLSPIQSAEKIDGWRAKYKMPPLNPYMKFLESTYRMPSIRGLNVDPPTLRNKPKLLAETQELSRSSVGNEDTIRVDSNIVDLTVRVLSKDFRTNVGSLERKDFKIFENNVEQEIAYFSRSATAFDLVLLLDLSGSTALKQDLIRKSAKRFVEAARPDDRIAIVTFTNKIDVLSELTSDREALIRKTGKIGSTGGSFVWDSLKFAIERMFGDRDPKRRRAVVMMSDGADNALLYVTRFAFGSRISFAELVETVRANDAAVVPIYIDTEDKSPCAVNSPFNCTLSKRVYEQARATLSFLAEESGGQLYYAAKFEDLNGVYERVLDDLSTGYGVAYQPTDDKRDGKWREIRVEVINRPDVVARTRRGYYAK; this is encoded by the coding sequence ATGAGAATCGCGCTCCTTGCTTTCTTTTTGCTCTGTTCCTCCGCGGTCGGCCTGGCGCAGCAGCAGAGCGATACGCCGTGCGTTTCGCCGGACGATATCGAGCGGATGATGATCAAGCTCGGTTCCACTCCCGGATCGGCGCTCGACAAGAAACTCAGAGGGCGCCTCGTCGACCTCAAAAAAGACACGATCAACCGGTTCTGGGACAAAGCCGCGCTTCGCGAGCGCGAGAACAATCTCACGCGAGGCGTTTTCGGAATTGAAAGCCGCCTCGAAACGCGGGAAAAAGCGATCGATAAGAAGCGCGACAAAAGCGAGGACGAGCTTTGCGATATATTCAGAACACGCGGCTGGCCGACGCTCAGCCTCGTCGGTGAACCGGGGACTTCGGCTCTCTTTTACGTGCTCAAGAACTTCATTTCCTTCGGGACCCAAACGGCTCTTGTTCCGGTCATCTCGCTCGCCGTTTCGAAGGGCGAGGTCCCGCTGAACGAAGATTATGCCGCGTTTCTCGATCGCCTGCGTCTGCGGTCGGGGCTGAAACAGCTTTTCGGCACTCAAGCATCCGAAAAGAACGGGTTTCTGGTCCTTTCACCGATCCAGAGCGCCGAAAAGATCGACGGTTGGCGGGCGAAGTACAAAATGCCGCCGCTCAATCCGTATATGAAATTTCTTGAATCGACGTATCGTATGCCGTCGATCCGCGGACTCAATGTCGACCCGCCGACGCTCAGGAACAAGCCGAAACTGCTCGCCGAAACGCAGGAGTTGTCGAGGTCGTCGGTCGGAAACGAAGATACGATACGGGTCGATTCGAACATCGTCGATCTCACCGTTCGGGTACTGAGCAAGGACTTTCGAACCAACGTCGGTTCGCTCGAGCGAAAGGACTTCAAAATCTTCGAGAATAACGTCGAGCAGGAGATCGCTTACTTTTCAAGATCCGCGACCGCGTTCGATCTCGTCTTGCTGCTCGACCTTTCGGGCTCGACCGCGTTGAAGCAGGATCTGATCCGAAAAAGTGCAAAGCGTTTCGTCGAAGCAGCACGACCGGACGACCGGATCGCGATCGTGACCTTCACAAACAAGATCGACGTCCTTTCCGAACTGACATCCGACCGCGAGGCGTTGATCAGGAAAACCGGGAAGATCGGCAGCACCGGCGGTTCATTTGTCTGGGATTCGCTTAAATTTGCGATCGAGAGGATGTTCGGCGACCGCGACCCGAAACGCCGGCGGGCGGTCGTGATGATGTCGGACGGCGCCGACAATGCGTTGCTCTATGTCACGAGATTCGCCTTCGGATCGCGGATAAGTTTCGCGGAACTGGTCGAAACGGTTCGCGCGAACGATGCCGCGGTCGTCCCGATCTACATCGATACCGAAGACAAGTCGCCGTGCGCGGTCAATTCCCCATTCAATTGCACGTTGTCCAAACGGGTTTACGAACAGGCGCGCGCGACGCTTTCGTTTCTCGCCGAAGAAAGCGGCGGGCAGCTTTACTACGCGGCCAAGTTCGAAGATCTGAACGGCGTTTACGAACGGGTGCTCGATGATCTCAGCACGGGTTACGGCGTCGCATATCAACCGACCGACGACAAGCGCGACGGGAAATGGCGCGAGATCCGCGTCGAGGTCATTAATCGCCCCGATGTCGTCGCGCGCACACGGCGGGGCTATTACGCGAAATAG